Proteins encoded together in one Musa acuminata AAA Group cultivar baxijiao chromosome BXJ3-6, Cavendish_Baxijiao_AAA, whole genome shotgun sequence window:
- the LOC135641023 gene encoding uncharacterized protein LOC135641023, with protein MDVSTVSILRSTNFFCRFSPFRPKSASSTPSTKHSSRKGTVSSINFLKSPSWRGSSSARSSGGRVLQVSARFRGPLRRRNTLREKLLTSTVEQVRRVPQTLDPVLDLELSEDFSGELEDLRTDVDADRRNEIVEAVGSGSGDSSEKKSVLWDKLESWVDQYKADSEFWGVGTGPIFMIYQNSDRKIVRVLVNEGEIIKRNQIRESSLEEVEGATDVNAKIFRAKLIAKMIEGGEYALPRNSSVVKFVVEGKKLSFVDGIHSISLRAQPFLKMFPRMGFVLFCSCCILWAIAKLFVQNDKVELSRQEAKMLRRKIKLRMEREKMEKGTVKVIDDAHEFPVSSRPQLDINELRKSIVQAKASTDKSFITDSSSHLNVTTQSFDDKVREIREMARKVREQERQDSSNNETSKKTETDPISWAKNKESAVDKNNTVLETEATGDKSDLDITSLSDSLTRQEEDMEFHVDGENKEMFGKSTTEHFNKTPCQELLNSLQDNGNNMDVEGHHEKEVTRSSSGAHSTGVDTETVLNYDSISRGDILRNGGNLGNNDLDSSIMEERITGSSSSDVSSRSTFRVKPIIITSVDEAREYLAQRHGMLSDTIQSDQEVQVTEQSAGINAWSHYNDDKTMESISPRNIKDLSASETSDKLQDKTFSRELYGDEFASASLLKRPSSDDFSITELYVDDAVDNKLTVDMQNSEMQEEKNLDVPSDSHDQLFVTQNSVNGTCDLSDSDTSTKLNSNEVLLEVVNKIDLQTDSCAPKMKNLSEKREDAHDQRDECTSNTSDNQVELETHLTSSSDGVKSLIVDPLKDDELSQSQEADILKDDNKLCEELQGLQGKTDSWNVSKRKNSYVNAGSGETAENTMVGTSEMDHDNDTLSDFDTSLESMTEEQDSLDIRSNVSGELETSKSNANVFDGATKKHKENSILGSPTNSPCDSGEVGRLSNRKQLNAGKSWVEENFQEFDPVITKIAVGFKENYMAAKEKIQQQPSLNTDISELRLMEGDDELEWMNDERLQKIVFQVRENELTGRDPFYLIDADDKLAFFEGLEKKAEKISGNLLRLHEWVHSRIENLDYGADGISVNDPLEKIIPRWKGPPIDKDPEFLKHQKPMFSEEVKENSLQETDGFPNSKGVSPYSPDNGIRKMSLDASSVKPKTLIESSDGTSRVGKKKGTEQWQHTKKWSQGFLEVYNAEEDPEIKSIMREMGKDLDRWITEKETKDVADLMTKIPKRKRRYLEKKLEKLKREVQMFGTPAVVSKYKEYTDEKEEDYLWWLDLPFVLCIELYTIEEGTPKVGFYSLEMAADLELDPKQYHVIAFEDPGDSKNFCYILQSHMDILGSGKAFVVARPPKDAFREAKANGFYVTVIRTGLVKLNVDQTLEEVEEEITELGSKMYHDKIMSDRSFDVNTLMKGVIAADKSTNRRPRQKHMKSTKPAKS; from the exons ATGGATGTCTCCACCGTTTCGATCCTCAGAAGCACCAACTTTTTCTGTAGGTTCTCCCCCTTCAGGCCCAAATCCGCCTCATCAACCCCGTCCACGAAGCACTCCTCGAGGAAGGGCACCGTCTCCTCCATTAATTTTCTAAAATCCCCGTCTTGGAGAGGTTCGTCCAGTgccaggagcagcggcggcagagtTCTGCAAGTTTCGGCACGGTTCCGGGGACCATTGAGACGGCGGAACACACTGAGAGAGAAACTCCTGACTTCTACCGTCGAGCAGGTGCGTAGAGTTCCTCAAACCCTAGATCCTGTTCTTGATTTGGAGCTGTCCGAGGATTTCAGTGGCGAGTTAGAAGATCTTAGGACGGATGTGGATGCCGATAGACGGAACGAAATTGTCGAAGCTGTTGGCTCTGGGAGTGGGGATTCGTCAGAAAAGAAATCGGTTTTATGGGATAAATTGGAGAGCTGGGTTGATCAGTACAAGGCGGATTCAGAGTTCTGGGGAGTTGGTACTGGTCCTATATTCATGATTTACCAAAATTCTGATAGGAAGATTGTGCGGGTGTTGGTGAATGAGGGCGAGATCATCAAAAGGAACCAAATCCGAGAATCCTCTCTCGAGGAGGTGGAAGGAGCTACGGATGTGAATGCTAAGATCTTTCGTGCTAAGCTCATTGCTAAAATGATAGAGGGTGGTGAATATGCACTTCCAAGAAATAGCTCAGTGGTTAAGTTTGTTGTCGAGGGAAAGAAATTGTCTTTTGTTGATGGTATCCATTCTATCTCTCTTCGGGCTCAGCCATTTCTGAAGATGTTCCCTCGGATGGGCTTCGTGTTGTTTTGTAGTTGCTGCATTCTCTGGGCCATTGCAAAATTGTTTGTGCAAAATGATAAGGTGGAATTGTCTAGACAAGAGGCTAAGATGCTGAGGAGGAAGATAAAACTGAGGATGGAGAGGGAGAAGATGGAGAAGGGCACTGTCAAAGTTATTGATGATGCACATGAATTTCCTGTCAGTAGTAGGCCACAATTGGATATAAATGAACTGAGGAAGAGCATCGTACAAGCCAAAGCATCAACAGACAAATCATTTATAACAGATTCATCCAGTCACTTAAATGTAACAactcaaagttttgatgataaagtgaGGGAAATTAGAGAAATGGCAAGAAAGGTACGGGAACAAGAGCGGCAGGATAGTTCCAATAATGAAACTTCTAAGAAAACAGAAACAGATCCCATATCATGGGCTAAGAATAAGGAAAGCGCTGTTGATAAGAACAATACCGTTTTAGAAACTGAGGCCACAGGTGATAAATCAGATCTTGATATAACATCTTTGAGTGATTCACTTACTCGCCAAGAGGAGGACATGGAGTTTCATGTGGATGGAGAGAACAAGGAAATGTTTGGAAAGAGTACTACAGAGCATTTTAATAAAACTCCATGTCAAGAGTTATTAAACTCTCTCCAAGATAATGGAAATAACATGGATGTTGAGGGCCACCATGAAAAGGAAGTAACAAGATCTTCAAGTGGGGCACACTCAACTGGTGTCGATACAGAAACTGTCTTGAATTATGATTCCATCAGCAGAGGTGATATATTGAGAAATGGAGGAAACTTAGGAAACAATGACTTGGACAGTTCCATCATGGAAGAGAGAATAACTGGTAGCAGTTCATCTGATGTTTCCAGTAGAAGCACTTTTAGAGTCAAGCCGATAATAATTACATCAGTTGATGAAGCTCGGGAATACCTAGCACAAAGACATGGTATGCTATCTGACACTATACAGTCAGACCAGGAAGTGCAAGTTACAGAGCAATCAGCAGGCATAAATGCGTGGAGCCATTATAATGATGACAAAACTATGGAAAGCATAAGTCCGAGAAACATCAAGGACTTGTCTGCATCTGAAACCTCAGACAAGTTGCAGGATAAGACATTTTCTAGGGAGCTGTATGGTGATGAATTTGCTTCTGCCTCTCTCCTGAAAAGACCAAGTAGTGATGACTTTTCCATTACtgaattatatgtggatgatgccGTCGATAATAAGCTAACTGTGGATATGCAGAACTCTGAAATGCAAGAAGAGAAAAATCTTGATGTTCCGTCTGATAGTCATGACCAATTATTTGTGACTCAGAATAGTGTTAATGGTACTTGTGACCTTTCTGATTCAGACACTAGTACCAAGTTGAACTCAAATGAGGTGTTGCTTGAAGTTGTAAATAAAATTGATTTGCAAACTGATTCTTGTGCTCCAAAAATGAAAAACCTGAGTGAAAAACGAGAGGATGCACATGATCAAAGGGATGAATGCACTTCCAATACTTCTGATAACCAAGTAGAACTAGAAACCCATCTTACCAGTAGTTCTGATGGTGTAAAATCTttgattgtagatccactaaaagATGATGAATTAAGTCAATCTCAAGAAGCAGACATTTTGAAAGATGACAACAAATTATGTGAAGAGCTTCAAGGACTCCAAGGAAAAACTGACAGTTGGAATGTTTCAAAGAGGAAAAATAGTTATGTCAATGCTGGCTCAGGTGAAACTGCAGAAAATACAATGGTGGGAACTTCTGAGATGGATCATGATAATGATACTTTGTCAGATTTTGACACTTCCCTGGAATCCATGACAGAAGAACAGGATAGCCTTGATATCAGGTCCAATGTATCTGGAGAATTAGAAACGTCAAAGTCAAATGCTAATGTTTTTGATGGTGCTACCAAAAAGCACAAAGAGAATAGTATTTTAGGGTCTCCAACAAACTCTCCATGTGATTCGGGTGAAGTTGGCCGCCTTAGTAACAGAAAACAACTAAATGCTGGAAAGAGTTGGGTTGAAGAGAATTTTCAAGAGTTTGATCCAGTGATTACTAAAATTGCAGTTGGCTTCAAAGAAAATTACATGGCAGCAAAAGAGAAGATCCAACAGCAGCCTAGTTTGAACACCGACATAAGTGAACTCAGGTTGATGGAAggcgatgatgaacttgaatggatGAATGATGAAAGACTGCAGAAAATTGTATTTCAAGTTCGAGAAAATGAATTGACAGGCAGGGATCCTTTTTATTTAATCGATGCTGATGATAAGCTTGCCTTCTTCGAGGGACTAGAAAAAAAGGCTGAGAAGATTAGTGGAAATCTTTTGCGCCTTCATGAATGGGTTCACTCCAGAATTGAAAATCTTGACTATGGAGCAG ATGGCATCAGTGTAAATGATCCACTGGAAAAAATAATTCCCCGCTGGAAAGGCCCTCCTATCGATAAAGATCCAGAATTTCTTAAACATCAGAAGCCAATGTTTTCTGAAGAGGTCAAAGAAAACAGTCTTCAAGAAACAGATGGGTTTCCAAATTCTAAAGGTGTTTCCCCATACTCTCCAGATAATGGAATCAGAAAGATGTCTCTTGACGCATCATCTGTGAAACCAAAGACACTGATCGAGAGTAGTGATGGTACTAGCAGAGTGGGAAAAAAGAAAGGAACGGAACAATGGCAACATACCAAGAAATGGTCTCAAGGTTTCCTAGAAGTTTATAATGCAGAGGAGGATCCCGAGATTAAATCCATTATGAGAGAGATGGGAAAGGATTTAGACAGATGGATCACTGAGAAAGAGACAAAGGATGTGGCTGATTTAATGACAAAAATACCCAAAAGAAAACGGAGATACCTTGAGAAGAAATTGGAGAAGCTTAAAAGAGAAGTTCAAATGTTTGGTACACCAGCAGTTGTCAGCAAATACAAAGAATACACAgatgaaaaagaagaagattacCTTTGGTGGTTAGATCTTCCTTTCGTTCTG TGCATAGAATTATACACAATTGAAGAAGGTACTCCAAAAGTGGGGTTTTATTCACTTGAAATGGCTGCTGACCTTGAATTggatccaaaacaatatcatgtgaTTGCTTTTGAGGATCCAGGAGATTCTAAGAACTTCTGCTACATTCTACAGTCTCACATGGATATTCTTGGAAGTGGCAAAGCTTTCGTCGTCGCTAGACCTCCAAAG GATGCTTTTAGGGAAGCCAAAGCCAATGGGTTTTATGTTACTGTTATCAGGACAGGACTGGTCAAACTCAATGTTGACCAGACATTAGAAGAAGTGGAAGAAGAAATAACAGAGCTTGGAAGCAAGATGTACCATGATAAGATCATGAGTGATCGATCATTTGATGTGAACACATTAATGAAGGGTGTTATCGCTGCTGACAAATCCACCAATAG AAGGCCAAGACAGAAGCATATGAAGTCTACAAAGCCTGCCAAATCCTAA